From one Tsukamurella tyrosinosolvens genomic stretch:
- the rpsO gene encoding 30S ribosomal protein S15, which translates to MALTTEQKKSILAEYGLHETDTGSPEAQVAMLTKRITDLTEHLKQHKHDHHSRRGLLLLVGRRRRLLKYVASVDINRYRALIERLGLRR; encoded by the coding sequence ATGGCGCTGACCACCGAGCAGAAGAAGAGCATCCTGGCCGAGTACGGCCTGCACGAGACCGACACGGGCTCGCCCGAGGCGCAGGTCGCGATGCTGACCAAGCGCATCACCGACCTCACCGAGCACCTCAAGCAGCACAAGCACGATCACCACAGCCGCCGCGGCCTGCTGCTGCTGGTCGGCCGTCGTCGCCGCCTGCTGAAGTACGTCGCCTCGGTCGACATCAACCGCTACCGCGCGCTCATCGAGCGCCTCGGCCTGCGTCGCTAA
- a CDS encoding SDR family NAD(P)-dependent oxidoreductase — protein sequence MTRRAVVTGGGTGIGRAIAHRLASDGNDVVIVGRRADVLEETASAINAGLDARRVSAEVADLADPSAVGALAARIGAGGAVDVLVNNVGGNPARDGAPDDLAAVADSYATTFRLNVVTAVLATEALRPHLARPGGRIVSISSIAGLRGPGPYGAAKGALHAWSAGLALELASEGVTVNVVAPGFVPATEFWTDRLTAELHDSRVAQIPAGRPGTPEEVAAAVSYLAAPDAGWTTGQILQVNGGTLLGRG from the coding sequence ATGACGAGGCGCGCAGTGGTGACGGGCGGCGGGACGGGCATCGGGCGGGCGATCGCGCACCGTCTGGCCTCCGACGGGAACGACGTCGTGATCGTGGGAAGGCGGGCGGACGTACTGGAGGAGACCGCGTCCGCGATCAACGCCGGGCTCGACGCGCGGCGCGTATCGGCCGAGGTCGCGGACCTGGCCGATCCCTCGGCCGTCGGAGCGCTCGCCGCCCGGATCGGGGCCGGCGGCGCCGTCGACGTCCTGGTGAACAACGTGGGCGGCAACCCGGCCCGCGACGGCGCGCCCGACGACCTCGCGGCGGTCGCCGATTCCTACGCGACCACGTTCCGGCTCAACGTGGTCACCGCCGTGCTGGCGACCGAGGCGCTGCGGCCGCACCTCGCCCGTCCCGGCGGCCGGATCGTCTCGATCAGCTCGATCGCGGGGCTGCGCGGGCCCGGGCCGTACGGCGCGGCGAAGGGGGCACTGCACGCCTGGTCGGCGGGGCTCGCCCTGGAACTGGCGTCCGAGGGCGTCACCGTCAACGTGGTCGCGCCCGGTTTCGTGCCGGCGACGGAGTTCTGGACGGATCGCCTCACCGCCGAGCTGCACGACAGCCGCGTCGCGCAGATCCCCGCGGGCCGCCCCGGGACCCCCGAGGAGGTCGCGGCGGCGGTCTCCTATCTCGCCGCTCCCGACGCCGGCTGGACCACCGGTCAGATCCTGCAGGTCAACGGCGGCACGCTCCTCGGCCGGGGCTGA
- the lysX gene encoding bifunctional lysylphosphatidylglycerol synthetase/lysine--tRNA ligase LysX: protein MSQTSRERVQEATATWLAHMITAAGIVSLLSVIIRSDRVLPLVADLLGIVGIPSHPSLLLVAALTVLLGALRRRLRAAHTVAVIMMSLQVLVNIATLVIVATDQLDPDEMRHLPAFIEAYVSVRFSLPGAALTAAISAVCLAFVIAARPQYPAKLARGSRRAAIGVLVGGFVGVYLVVVALAFTFPGRGPNRLSGTVEILVWSLRSTFGVAVPRRIDVALNGHSGPMWLYSLAGVLSASVLILALMAFWRAGRGDELMTEPEELEVRRLLLEYGEDDSLGYFATRRDKAVIASPDRRAVVTCRAVGPVSMASADPIGHRDSWPAAVAAWIEDCRSHSLYPAVLAASADGATVYEDAGLRTLTIGDEAIIHVDAFTLKGRDMRAVRQAVTRVAGAGYTLKVRRHGDLTATELAEVAELAEQWRGEETERGFSMALNRIGDPVDGRCVLVSAHSADGVVRGLLSFVPWGTRGLSLDLMRRDRDAENGLNEFMVAKLIEHCGEIGIRRISLNFAVFRSVFSEADRVGAGPITRMVDSVLSFASKFYQLESLYRSNDKYRPDWVPRVLCYDQSLSAVRAGIAVGTAEGFLPQIGPKFLAGPSIPDEFPRDSEFVDRLLAEEERLLRREAPPVRLSEQQRVRRRKLQALEDAGMPGYPPSVPRTASLETVRAQASGLTPDGASGTVVSVTGRVRAVRDYGGVTFVDLHEDGAHLQVIAEQDRTPDDVRALWRTSIDMGDLVSVTGEVIRSRTGEPSVLLASWAMAGKCLSPVPKTRARLGDETRARNRPLELITDDGAVDLLYRRSRAVAAMRAVFVGRDFTEVETPMLQSVHGGAAARPFTTHINAYDMGLYLRIAPELYLKRLAVGGMGRIFELNRNFRNEGADATHNPEFTALEAYEAYGDYTTMRTLTREVILAAAVAVNGKPVAVRPDGAGGTREVDLTAEWPVVTVHSAVSKAAGVELTSASTLEEVSEVCARHHVAVPRGATAGKLVMELYEALVEKQTEFPTFYCDFPIEVSPLARRHRDDPRLTEQWDLVGFGAELGTAYTELTDPIDQRERLTKQSMAAAAGDPEAMELDESFLDALSYAMPPTGGLGIGVDRIVMLLAGVNIRATLAFPFVKPQDR from the coding sequence GTGTCGCAGACCAGCCGGGAACGGGTGCAGGAGGCGACGGCGACGTGGCTGGCGCACATGATCACGGCCGCGGGGATCGTCTCCCTGCTGAGCGTGATCATCCGGAGCGACCGGGTCCTGCCCCTGGTGGCGGACCTCCTCGGCATCGTCGGCATCCCCTCGCACCCGAGCCTGCTGCTCGTCGCGGCGCTCACCGTCCTCCTCGGCGCGCTGCGCCGGCGCCTGCGGGCCGCGCACACCGTCGCGGTGATCATGATGTCGCTGCAGGTGCTGGTGAACATCGCGACGCTCGTGATCGTCGCGACCGACCAGCTCGATCCGGACGAGATGCGGCACCTGCCGGCGTTCATCGAGGCGTACGTGTCCGTGCGCTTCTCCCTACCGGGCGCCGCGCTCACCGCCGCGATCAGCGCCGTGTGCCTCGCCTTCGTCATCGCCGCCCGTCCGCAATACCCGGCGAAGCTCGCGCGGGGCTCGCGGCGCGCGGCGATCGGGGTGCTGGTCGGCGGCTTCGTGGGCGTCTACCTGGTGGTGGTCGCGTTGGCCTTCACGTTCCCCGGCCGGGGCCCGAACCGGCTGAGCGGCACCGTCGAGATCCTCGTGTGGTCACTGCGGTCCACGTTCGGCGTCGCCGTCCCGCGGCGGATCGACGTGGCGCTCAACGGGCACTCGGGGCCGATGTGGCTGTACTCCCTCGCCGGCGTGCTGTCCGCGTCGGTGCTGATCCTCGCGCTCATGGCCTTCTGGCGGGCCGGCCGCGGGGACGAGCTGATGACCGAGCCCGAGGAGCTCGAGGTCCGGCGGCTGCTCCTCGAGTACGGCGAGGACGACTCCCTGGGCTACTTCGCCACCCGGCGCGACAAGGCGGTGATCGCCTCCCCGGACCGGCGGGCCGTCGTGACCTGCCGCGCCGTCGGACCCGTGTCGATGGCGAGCGCCGACCCCATCGGCCATCGCGACTCCTGGCCGGCGGCGGTCGCGGCGTGGATCGAGGACTGCCGGTCGCACAGCCTCTACCCCGCGGTGCTCGCGGCGAGCGCCGACGGCGCGACCGTGTACGAGGACGCCGGTCTGCGCACGCTGACCATCGGCGACGAGGCGATCATCCACGTCGACGCGTTCACCCTCAAGGGCCGCGACATGCGCGCCGTGCGGCAGGCGGTCACCCGCGTCGCCGGCGCCGGCTACACGCTCAAGGTCCGGCGGCACGGCGACCTCACCGCCACCGAGCTCGCCGAGGTGGCCGAGCTCGCCGAGCAGTGGCGCGGCGAGGAGACCGAGCGCGGGTTCTCCATGGCCCTCAACCGGATCGGCGACCCGGTGGACGGCCGCTGCGTGCTCGTCTCCGCGCACAGCGCCGACGGCGTGGTGCGGGGCCTGCTCAGTTTCGTCCCGTGGGGCACGCGCGGCCTCTCGCTGGACCTGATGCGCCGCGACCGCGACGCCGAGAACGGCCTCAACGAGTTCATGGTCGCCAAGCTCATCGAGCACTGCGGGGAGATCGGGATCCGGCGGATCTCGCTGAACTTCGCGGTCTTCCGGTCGGTCTTCTCCGAAGCGGACCGCGTGGGCGCGGGGCCGATCACCCGGATGGTCGACTCGGTGCTCAGCTTCGCGTCGAAGTTCTACCAGTTGGAGAGCCTCTACCGATCGAACGACAAGTACCGCCCCGACTGGGTTCCCCGCGTCCTCTGCTACGACCAGTCGCTGAGCGCGGTCCGCGCCGGCATCGCCGTCGGCACCGCCGAGGGCTTCCTGCCGCAGATCGGACCGAAGTTCCTGGCCGGACCGTCGATCCCGGACGAGTTCCCGCGGGACTCGGAGTTCGTCGACCGGCTGCTCGCCGAGGAGGAGCGCCTGCTCCGCCGCGAGGCGCCACCCGTGCGGCTCTCCGAGCAGCAGCGCGTGCGCCGGCGCAAACTCCAGGCCCTCGAGGACGCCGGAATGCCCGGCTACCCCCCGTCGGTCCCGCGCACCGCGTCCCTCGAAACGGTCCGGGCGCAGGCGTCCGGCCTCACGCCCGACGGCGCCTCGGGCACTGTCGTCTCCGTGACCGGACGGGTGCGGGCGGTGCGCGACTACGGCGGCGTGACCTTCGTCGACCTCCACGAGGACGGTGCCCACCTGCAGGTGATCGCGGAGCAAGACCGCACCCCGGACGATGTCCGGGCGCTGTGGCGCACCTCGATCGACATGGGCGACCTGGTGTCGGTGACCGGCGAGGTGATCCGCTCGCGCACGGGCGAGCCGTCGGTACTCCTCGCGTCGTGGGCCATGGCCGGCAAGTGCCTCTCCCCCGTCCCCAAGACGCGCGCGCGGCTCGGCGACGAGACGCGGGCGCGCAACCGGCCGCTGGAGCTCATCACCGACGACGGTGCCGTGGACCTGCTGTACCGGCGTTCCCGCGCCGTCGCCGCGATGCGGGCCGTCTTCGTGGGCCGCGACTTCACCGAGGTCGAGACGCCGATGCTGCAGTCGGTGCACGGCGGCGCCGCGGCCCGCCCGTTCACCACGCACATCAACGCCTACGACATGGGGCTGTACCTGCGCATCGCGCCGGAGCTGTACCTCAAGCGGCTGGCGGTCGGCGGGATGGGCCGGATCTTCGAGCTGAACCGCAACTTCCGCAACGAGGGCGCGGACGCGACGCACAACCCGGAGTTCACCGCGCTCGAGGCGTACGAGGCCTACGGCGACTACACGACGATGCGGACGCTCACGCGCGAGGTGATCCTCGCCGCGGCGGTCGCGGTCAACGGGAAGCCGGTCGCGGTGCGGCCCGACGGTGCCGGCGGCACGCGCGAGGTGGACCTGACGGCCGAGTGGCCCGTCGTGACGGTGCATTCCGCGGTCTCGAAGGCGGCGGGCGTCGAGTTGACGTCGGCGTCGACGCTCGAGGAGGTGTCCGAGGTCTGCGCGCGGCACCACGTGGCCGTGCCGCGCGGCGCGACCGCGGGCAAGCTCGTGATGGAGCTGTACGAGGCCCTGGTGGAGAAGCAGACCGAGTTCCCCACGTTCTACTGCGATTTCCCGATCGAGGTCTCGCCGCTGGCGCGCAGGCATCGCGACGATCCGCGGCTCACCGAGCAGTGGGACCTCGTGGGATTCGGCGCCGAGCTCGGCACCGCGTACACCGAGCTGACCGACCCGATCGACCAGCGGGAGCGGCTCACGAAGCAGTCCATGGCCGCGGCCGCGGGCGATCCGGAGGCGATGGAACTGGACGAGTCCTTCCTGGACGCGCTCTCCTACGCCATGCCGCCGACGGGTGGCCTGGGCATCGGCGTGGACCGCATCGTCATGCTGCTCGCGGGCGTGAACATCCGCGCCACCCTCGCCTTCCCCTTCGTCAAGCCGCAGGATCGCTGA
- a CDS encoding polyribonucleotide nucleotidyltransferase — translation MSDNTQVEFDDDITEAVAVIDNGSFGTRTIRFETGRFAQQAAGSVAAYLDDETMLLSATSHSKHPKEHFDFFPLTVDVEERMYAAGRIPGSFFRREGRPSTDAILTCRLIDRPLRPSFVDGLRNEIQVVVTVMSLDPKDLYDVVAINAASASTQIAGLPFSGPVGGVRVALIDGQWVAFPTVEQLERAVFDMVVAGRIVSGSGKDADVAIMMVEAEATENVIELIAGGATAPTEAVVAEGLEAAKPFIAVLCEAQKQLAAGAAKPTGEFPLFPAYQDDVFAAVEAAGAAKLNDALSIAGKQERDNATDVVKAEVLEAVGPQFEGREGEIGAAFRSLTKKLVRQRILTDHFRIDGRGITDIRSLSAEIAVIPRAHGSALFERGETQILGVTTLDMVKMAQQIDSLGPETSKRYMHHYNFPPYSTGETGRVGSPKRREIGHGALAERALVPVLPSVEEFPYAIRQVSEALSSNGSTSMGSVCASTMSLLNAGVPLKAPVAGIAMGLVSDEVDGQARYVALTDILGAEDAFGDMDFKVAGTSDFVTALQLDTKLDGIPSQVLAGALGQAKDARTTILEVMAEAIDAPDEMSPYAPRITTIKVPIDKIGEVIGPKGKTINSITEETGANISIEDDGTVFVGAADGPSAQAAIDRINAIANPQLPKVGERFLGTVVKTTAFGAFVSLVPGRDGLVHISKLGNGKRVNKVEDVVNVGSKLQVEIADIDERGKISLIPVVEETAAEAAPAGEE, via the coding sequence ATGTCGGACAACACTCAGGTCGAATTCGACGACGACATCACCGAAGCGGTCGCCGTCATCGACAACGGTTCCTTCGGCACGCGCACCATCCGGTTCGAGACCGGCCGGTTCGCGCAGCAGGCCGCCGGCTCGGTGGCCGCGTACCTCGACGACGAGACGATGCTGCTCTCGGCCACGTCGCACAGCAAGCACCCGAAGGAGCACTTCGACTTCTTCCCGCTGACCGTCGACGTCGAGGAGCGCATGTACGCCGCGGGTCGCATCCCCGGCTCGTTCTTCCGTCGCGAGGGTCGCCCGTCGACCGACGCGATCCTCACCTGCCGCCTGATCGACCGGCCGCTGCGCCCGTCGTTCGTCGACGGCCTCCGCAACGAGATCCAGGTCGTCGTGACCGTCATGTCGCTCGATCCCAAGGATCTGTACGACGTGGTCGCGATCAACGCCGCCTCGGCGTCGACCCAGATCGCCGGCCTGCCCTTCTCGGGCCCCGTCGGCGGCGTGCGCGTCGCCCTCATCGACGGCCAGTGGGTCGCCTTCCCGACCGTCGAGCAGCTCGAGCGCGCCGTCTTCGACATGGTCGTCGCCGGCCGCATCGTCTCGGGCTCCGGCAAGGATGCCGACGTCGCGATCATGATGGTCGAGGCCGAGGCCACCGAGAACGTCATCGAGCTCATCGCGGGCGGCGCCACCGCGCCCACTGAGGCCGTCGTGGCCGAGGGCCTCGAGGCCGCCAAGCCCTTCATCGCCGTGCTGTGCGAGGCGCAGAAGCAGCTGGCCGCCGGTGCCGCCAAGCCGACCGGCGAGTTCCCGCTGTTCCCGGCGTACCAGGACGACGTCTTCGCCGCCGTCGAGGCCGCGGGCGCCGCGAAGCTCAACGACGCGCTGTCGATCGCCGGCAAGCAGGAGCGCGACAACGCCACCGACGTCGTCAAGGCCGAGGTGCTCGAGGCCGTGGGCCCGCAGTTCGAGGGCCGCGAGGGCGAGATCGGCGCGGCGTTCCGCTCGCTGACCAAGAAGCTCGTGCGCCAGCGCATCCTCACCGACCACTTCCGCATCGACGGCCGTGGCATCACCGACATCCGCTCGCTCAGCGCCGAGATCGCCGTGATCCCGCGCGCCCACGGCAGCGCGCTGTTCGAGCGCGGCGAGACCCAGATCCTGGGCGTCACCACGCTGGACATGGTGAAGATGGCGCAGCAGATCGACTCGCTGGGCCCCGAGACCAGCAAGCGCTACATGCACCACTACAACTTCCCGCCGTACTCGACCGGTGAGACCGGCCGCGTCGGCTCGCCGAAGCGCCGCGAGATCGGCCACGGCGCGCTCGCCGAGCGCGCCCTCGTGCCGGTGCTGCCGTCGGTGGAGGAGTTCCCCTACGCCATCCGTCAGGTCTCGGAGGCGCTGAGCTCCAACGGCTCCACCTCGATGGGTTCGGTCTGCGCCTCGACGATGTCGCTGCTCAACGCCGGCGTGCCGCTCAAGGCGCCCGTCGCGGGCATCGCGATGGGTCTCGTCTCCGACGAGGTCGACGGCCAGGCCCGCTACGTGGCCCTGACCGACATCCTCGGCGCCGAGGACGCCTTCGGCGACATGGACTTCAAGGTCGCCGGTACCTCCGACTTCGTCACCGCCCTGCAGCTGGACACCAAGCTCGACGGCATCCCGTCGCAGGTCCTGGCCGGCGCTCTGGGCCAGGCGAAGGACGCCCGCACCACGATCCTCGAGGTCATGGCCGAGGCGATCGACGCCCCCGACGAGATGAGCCCGTACGCCCCGCGGATCACCACCATCAAGGTGCCGATCGACAAGATCGGTGAGGTGATCGGACCCAAGGGCAAGACGATCAACTCCATCACCGAGGAGACCGGCGCCAACATCTCGATCGAGGATGACGGCACCGTGTTCGTCGGTGCGGCCGACGGCCCGTCGGCCCAGGCAGCGATCGACCGGATCAACGCCATCGCCAACCCGCAGCTGCCGAAGGTGGGCGAGCGCTTCCTGGGCACCGTGGTCAAGACCACGGCGTTCGGCGCCTTCGTCTCGCTGGTCCCCGGCCGCGACGGTCTGGTGCACATCAGCAAGCTGGGCAACGGCAAGCGCGTGAACAAGGTCGAGGACGTGGTCAACGTCGGCAGCAAGCTGCAGGTCGAGATCGCCGACATCGACGAGCGCGGCAAGATCAGCCTGATCCCCGTCGTCGAGGAGACCGCCGCCGAGGCGGCTCCCGCGGGCGAGGAGTAG